taaGACAAAATTCTAAACTTAACAAAACATAACTCCCACATATATCGGCTTAGTAACTAATATATCTTCCACGAATCCTAATTACTTGATTTGCCCATTTTACACATTACTTGTccaattttgaaataataaattttcaaaccATTTTAAGTATAGCAACAGACTATTCTtcttttataatatagatttcttattcttcttttaaaggtatttatcatatattaaaaacaaacaatctcttatataatactccctatgttccttaatattacatattctaagaaaaaaatttgttttaaaaagatctattttttacattttcaagacattttttattaactaattgcaaatttcaaaaaacttaattgcacttactgaatttttattggcttaaaattatgaaacaaagataaacacaaaaaaatatgcaaatttaatatgttttattaaaatgtgtgaaaaatttagaatatgtaacattaaaaaacagagggagtatagaTTTCGTCttgaacatttttgttttcattaattttaaatacCTTTCCCGTgtatttgtaataatataaattatagtaATATAGATGATTGATACTGTATAACTATTTAACATATCTTACACATCCAATTACACAATATATTGTACACAGGAGTGGTTCTAACCATATCGAGTTGATACACTTGGCTTCGTATGTTTTTTCATAAGCAAATGAATATACATAAAATCGAACACTTATTTTTCATAAAACTGTAAATTTGttaaaatcttaataaaatgTTGTTTACTCCCAACATTTCAAGGAAGTCCGTGATTACACAACACAATGACGAAATACAAAGTTTAAACAATAAACTAAAGTAATacaattttttcaattaatttaaagttttgaaatgtttatatatatatcatgaaaGCAAAAACCCTCCCAGTCGGACGGGTTAAGATCTAGTCTACATTATAATCGTAATATcctagtttacaaaaaaaacataatatgtcctgtcttttaaaaaaaacttttgagtttgtttattttcttaaacaCATAGACATAGTAGTGATAAAAATAGGACTAGTTAATCACCACACGGCCCAAAACACACCTGTATAAATTATAATGAGAATGATATTACAAGCTTAAACcctaatttgttttataattctatcagtaaaattatttaattaccatCTGAACATGGACAGCAAATGATATAATGCCCCTCATCATGAAACATCCTCGCCAAAACTCTGGTTTTCTCAATGTTACAACTAATGTTTTATCCTCAAGATATTTACTCAGCTGCAAAGCTACTTCTCTAGTTCGTCGTCTTTGTAATGTAGTTGTATATAACTAAGATTTCTGGTTCGGTTTTAGTGCTGATTTGGtttgactttttattttaaatgaataaaaaccTCACTGATTTTGCAAATGGTCTAGCAAAAAGGTCTTATCGACTCTGGAAGATGACAAAACAAATAACACTCGAACACAACGACATACGCTTCCCTTGAATAAGAAAGCATATTTACATCTCAGCTCGACAAAAGCGCATCTGGTGTAGTGGTATCATAGTACCCTCCCACGGTACTGACCAGGGTTCGATTCCCTGGATGCGCACTTTTTTATCTCCTTTAGAGGCCTTCTCTGTTTGATCGATAATTGAGCTGTTTATGAGTCAATTAAACCAGATAGGTGCAAAGATTTGGTTTTTGGTAATGGAAAAAGTTTCCTATTATGTATTGGAAAAAACAGCAAGGAGATTTCATTACAAAACCTCATGTTTTAAGCAAAAAAcctcaaacattttttttgtaaagatatatatatacgaatCAGTTTTGGTTAAAGATCAaaggttttagaaaatatacaaatcgTTTGTGTTAATATTATTCACACAAACTATATACATTAACACCGTATGGTTGCACCAACTCTCACCACTTTAAGTAGCAGAGATAGACAAGGAAGGAACTAAAGAAAATAGATTGCATCTAGAAAACAGAAGGTGGTTTTAGACAGTTGTGATACTCAAGCTGAGACATTTCTCCCCCGTTCACTGGATCAAACTGGCATCTGTAGAAGCTGTTCAAAACAACAAAGAACATAATCCATATACTCCGGTTAAATCATATTAGCAATAAGAGTTCAAAGTTCTTACTATATAATTCAATTCAAGTCAACTGAATgacaagttttttttgctgCTTACCTCCCATCCATGCCAAGAATAACAACAGTGTTCTTCTGATGACCAAACGCGACTATGTACTGAGTTCCTTCAACCAATCTGAACTGAGCCACCGACCATTCCGAGCTGAAATACTTCGGCAACACTCCTAACAGAGTAAAAAAGCGTTATGCTAACTGAACCAAGAGGCTGCTAATGCGTGAAAGTAACTGACTTTTGGGTTTAGGCCATCTTATACCTTTGAATAATGACAGAGAGGATGATGGGGATGAGGAAGAGCGGGTAAGTTCAGCTGCAATTCGGGGTGTCTCTTTCACTTGAGAGCCGGAGTTGACTTTGAGACCAAAGACATGGACAGTTCCTTTGTCGCTTGAGACAGCTAGCCATTCAGCATTTGAAGAGAAAGCGAGGCTATATATCTCCGCTCTATCTGCACCCCTCCTAACCTGTACAGTCCAAACTCATAAagcattattatttataaacatcTGAGATTCCGTAAGAGAATAAGAATCGTAAAACTTCACAGGCTTGTATAGGAAAAGTCAAATCCAATATCCTAATACATATGAGAAGATAAATACTGAGACTTTCTCCTATGGAGTAAACCAAAGCAAATGAGCTTATTTAAGAAACTCCAATAAAATAGGATGCTGCAGCTTAAGGAACAAGCTCCACTCCAATGCAAGATGAATCTCCACATGTTTCATAAAAACAATTGCTCTGATCCTAAAAGTTTAATGTGGCCATATCAGACTATTACCAATGTTGACCTCACTAAACAAAAGATGCATCCTTTCGAATCAACCCTCTTcactttgcatagtttatgctcAAAATCAGAAACTATTAAGCTTTCGATTAAGTAAAAGCCTAAACGGCTTTATATTAGTACCTCTTGGCGCAAGGTGCCGTCAACAGTATTAAACACCCGAACAAGAGTCCCCTTAGAGCTAGCCGTAGCCAACAAACCCCCATCTTGCGTGAGAGCGAAGCAAGCAATCCTCGAATCATGAGCCATGACGAACTTAGTCCGCTTAGAAGCATAATGCTCGATCCTCACCTGCCCTTTCTGCAAGCCAGGGCACACCAACACCATCGAGCCACCAGCACCCTGAGAGACAGCGCACAGCCCCTTAGGATTCGCGATCGTCTCGATCTGATGCATCAGCTTGAGGTCCACGAAGTTGTAGACAAAGATCTTCTGCTCAAGAACGACAACGATCCGATCCCTCCTGAGCCTTACGGACCTAACGTCGGACCTGAAGGAGAGCTCGCCGATGCATCGGCTCTGGTGATCGTCCCAGATCATGACCTTGCTGGGAGGGTACTGGGGGTCGGGCCCGCCGCCCACGAGGGCTAGGATGTTGCATCGGAAGAGCATCTCCACGACGGCGACTCCGCCGCCGCGGTCGAAATCGCGGCGGAAGATTTCGCGGAAGGGGTCGCAGTTGAGGATGCGGAAGCCGCGCGAGGTGCCGACGGCGAAGCAGGCGTGGTCTTGGTTGAAGGAGAGGTGGAGGAGGGATGGAGGAGGCGTCGCCGGCGAATCCGGCGCGGGTGGAGAGGAAGGGGTTTGAATCGGATCGGGGTTGTGATTGGGATCTTCGGAGTTGAGAGTCATTGAGGAGAAGGAATCGAGAGGCTCGGCGTCGTCTCCACGATCGCGGTGGTGGGAGTGGGAATCTGAGGGAGACGTGGAATCGGGATTAGGGTTGGGCCAGGGAGAAGagggggaggaggaggagacggtGGCCATGGAAGAATGAatatgaagaggaagaagaagaagcgtgAAGAGGGAGGAATGAAGAAAGTGACTTGGTGGTTTGCTTGTTGCCGTCGTTTTATCATCTTTCAGGCGCCTTCTTTTTTAAGTTAACAAACCAAATAGTTTGGGATAAACTcacaatattattatattaccaGCAAATTATAACTGAATTATTATgcatcttttgttttgtttcagtttttttacggttaataaattttatctgaGAATAATACacagtttttctttttcaaattcgtATCAACTCcattagggctgggcaaaaatCCCGGATCCGAAGAagcgaaccgaacccgatccgaaaaagtagtaccaaacccgaaccgaaattgattaaatatccgaacgggttcaaaattttggtatctaaagaaccgagaccgaacccgacccgaaccgaagtatctCGGCTACCGAATGTAAccgaaataaatttatatacctaaatatattacttatttttagatttaatatatattaaaaaatccaaaatatataatatacttttaagttttctaaaatatttgaaaatatacataaatagtcaaaagtaaatgtctaaaatagctaaaatatattcaaaacaccaaaatgcttgaaatatctattgattttctatccaaatattcaaatcaaaccaatttatatgttaattttaggtattttgacatatattatacaaatttatatgtaatatattattttgttttatagattttgagaaattttaagcatgtaatgaatattaaaattttaaaaataattttaatgggttatccgaaccgaatccgcaaagatccgaaccgaacccgaactgaaatttagaaatatccgACTGGAGCTGAAATCTTTAAGTCcggaaacccgaaacccgattagatccgaaccgaacccgattagttccgaaccgaacccgattagatccgaaccgaacccgaatggatacccgaacccCCACTCCTAAACTCCATATATAAATAAGGTTTGATTATTtggtcaaaagaaaaaaaggtttGGTTCATGGTGAATGTATGTTTTTACGTTTATTCCCTTAATTAAGCTCTATGGAATTAAAATAACTGTAAGAGTGAAATATTACCATGATGTTTGTGAACCAGCCAAAAGGGTATTTTATTACAACTCAGTCAAAATGTAAGAAGTAAAAAAGGCAGAATATTCATTCATTGCAGAAGCGAAGTGAAAACAATCAAAAGGAGTTCGACACACAACATACAGAGAATCTTCACGAAACTTTAATTATTCTTCTTCCCGGTTACGAAAGAT
This Brassica napus cultivar Da-Ae chromosome C6, Da-Ae, whole genome shotgun sequence DNA region includes the following protein-coding sequences:
- the LOC106435246 gene encoding autophagy-related protein 18a-like translates to MATVSSSSPSSPWPNPNPDSTSPSDSHSHHRDRGDDAEPLDSFSSMTLNSEDPNHNPDPIQTPSSPPAPDSPATPPPSLLHLSFNQDHACFAVGTSRGFRILNCDPFREIFRRDFDRGGGVAVVEMLFRCNILALVGGGPDPQYPPSKVMIWDDHQSRCIGELSFRSDVRSVRLRRDRIVVVLEQKIFVYNFVDLKLMHQIETIANPKGLCAVSQGAGGSMVLVCPGLQKGQVRIEHYASKRTKFVMAHDSRIACFALTQDGGLLATASSKGTLVRVFNTVDGTLRQEVRRGADRAEIYSLAFSSNAEWLAVSSDKGTVHVFGLKVNSGSQVKETPRIAAELTRSSSSPSSSLSLFKGVLPKYFSSEWSVAQFRLVEGTQYIVAFGHQKNTVVILGMDGSFYRCQFDPVNGGEMSQLEYHNCLKPPSVF